From the genome of Cellvibrio japonicus Ueda107, one region includes:
- a CDS encoding TonB-dependent receptor has protein sequence MNTRRFTPKLLPLSICLGMAASAQPLLAQQQDDIEEVIVLGSFRESLATALVAKRNNAAAIDSIVADDIASFPDNNLAESLQRIPGINIDRVGGEGKQISVRGLSADFTRVRINGMETISTGVNNRGRAFDFNIFASELFNRIDVRKSQSAAVEEGSLGATVDLSTGRPLDYESFTLVTSVQGGYNDQAESFDPRFTGLVSVTNEPGTFGALFSLAYSEREVYQYGHNSGRWEANNSNPANVNNWANSADLPTEVNQAVHPRFPRQLDRTINLDRLGMTGALQWQPNDDTSLSLDLMYADMNQVQSEFTLTPISLARTGATGRKETTVNDYFYDAERNGLLYADLSGVDVRNENYRQDWTTQFHQVSLSLDHSFSDNLRLKALAGTSESDHKVHSEMTAIFERYNADMSYDYRNSMTNPLVAYGFDTTSPDNYWVAELRDRPADTTNTFDTVRGQVEYDFAVGAVDMTLNTGVSWKEFSFDNNQYTRDRALINQNNHTSLAVSVPSGCGITLDDLQVTGDMGSVYTPSGGAPSYLLPNLDKVAAQYGLLTDSTCFPLVANEGADRSVTEESLGFHVQLDFSTELAGMPFRGDLGVRDVETDQTSNGLVSGARQEIKRSYSDTLPAINLVLEPVENVLVRAAWSEVMSRPGLGNLTPGGSVDRFNRVLTAGNPYLDPFRAKATDLSVEWYFAEEALLSLAYFDKDIESFPVSIRKDLAWSEIRALGYSDSLLEPGPATVNDIFNYRTSVNGDGGFLEGWELQYQQPITVGPAWLQNFGIKANYTYIESELDSRDSNGNRIVTRMNGQSKISWNTTLWYENKAGFSGRVSWTYRDAYQTANNTTAVSGVDTTASTKVVDAAFSYALNDNIKLTFDALNLTDETETWLLGDYNYLDTQVYSGRQFYVGAQYSF, from the coding sequence ATGAATACCCGTAGATTTACCCCCAAACTGCTCCCCTTGAGTATCTGCCTGGGCATGGCAGCCAGCGCCCAACCGCTGCTGGCGCAACAGCAAGACGATATCGAAGAAGTCATCGTACTGGGCAGCTTTCGCGAGAGCCTGGCAACCGCCCTGGTGGCCAAACGCAACAACGCCGCAGCTATCGACAGTATTGTCGCCGACGATATTGCCTCCTTTCCGGACAACAACCTGGCCGAATCCCTGCAGCGGATTCCCGGTATCAACATCGACCGCGTGGGCGGCGAGGGCAAGCAAATCAGCGTGCGCGGCCTGAGCGCCGACTTTACCCGGGTGCGTATCAACGGTATGGAGACTATCTCTACCGGGGTGAACAACCGCGGTCGCGCCTTCGACTTCAACATCTTCGCCTCCGAGCTGTTTAACCGTATCGATGTGCGCAAAAGCCAGTCGGCTGCGGTTGAAGAGGGTTCCCTGGGCGCTACCGTAGACCTGTCTACCGGCAGGCCCCTGGACTACGAGAGCTTTACCCTGGTGACCTCGGTGCAGGGCGGCTATAACGACCAGGCGGAGTCCTTCGACCCGCGCTTTACCGGCCTGGTGAGTGTTACCAATGAGCCGGGCACCTTTGGTGCACTCTTCTCGCTCGCCTATTCCGAGCGCGAGGTCTACCAATACGGCCATAACTCGGGCCGCTGGGAAGCCAACAACAGCAATCCGGCCAATGTGAATAACTGGGCCAATTCGGCGGACCTGCCCACCGAGGTTAACCAGGCCGTTCACCCGCGCTTTCCGCGCCAGCTCGATCGCACGATCAACCTGGATCGCCTGGGCATGACCGGCGCCCTGCAATGGCAGCCCAATGACGATACCAGCCTCAGCCTCGATCTGATGTACGCCGACATGAACCAGGTGCAGAGCGAATTCACCCTCACCCCGATTTCGCTCGCGCGCACCGGGGCCACTGGCCGCAAGGAAACCACCGTTAACGACTATTTCTACGATGCGGAGCGTAACGGCCTGCTGTACGCCGACCTGTCCGGTGTCGATGTGCGCAACGAAAACTACCGCCAGGACTGGACCACCCAGTTCCACCAGGTATCGCTCAGCCTGGATCACAGCTTCAGCGATAACCTGCGCCTCAAGGCCCTGGCAGGCACCTCCGAGTCAGACCACAAGGTCCACAGCGAAATGACAGCCATCTTCGAGCGCTACAACGCTGATATGAGCTACGACTACCGCAACAGCATGACCAACCCCCTGGTGGCCTATGGCTTCGATACCACCAGCCCGGATAACTATTGGGTAGCGGAACTGCGCGACCGCCCCGCCGATACCACCAATACCTTCGACACGGTGCGTGGCCAGGTGGAATATGACTTCGCTGTTGGCGCAGTGGACATGACCCTGAATACCGGTGTGTCCTGGAAGGAGTTTTCCTTTGATAACAACCAGTACACCCGCGACCGTGCGCTGATCAACCAAAACAACCACACCAGCCTGGCCGTTAGCGTGCCCAGTGGTTGCGGCATCACCCTGGATGACCTGCAAGTCACCGGCGACATGGGCAGTGTCTACACCCCCAGCGGCGGTGCGCCTTCGTACCTGCTGCCCAACCTGGATAAGGTGGCCGCCCAGTATGGCCTGCTGACCGATAGTACCTGCTTCCCCCTGGTTGCCAACGAAGGTGCCGACCGCTCGGTTACCGAAGAGAGCCTGGGCTTCCATGTGCAACTGGACTTCTCGACCGAGCTGGCCGGTATGCCTTTCCGCGGTGACCTGGGCGTGCGTGACGTGGAAACCGACCAGACCTCCAACGGGTTGGTCAGCGGTGCGCGGCAGGAGATTAAGCGCAGCTACAGCGACACCCTGCCCGCCATCAACCTGGTGCTGGAGCCGGTGGAAAACGTCCTGGTGCGCGCGGCCTGGTCTGAAGTCATGAGCCGCCCCGGCCTGGGCAACCTGACCCCCGGCGGCAGTGTGGACCGCTTTAACCGCGTGCTGACGGCAGGTAACCCCTACCTCGACCCCTTCCGCGCCAAGGCAACGGATTTATCGGTGGAGTGGTACTTTGCCGAAGAGGCCCTGCTGTCACTGGCTTACTTCGACAAGGACATAGAATCCTTCCCCGTGAGTATCCGCAAGGATCTGGCCTGGTCGGAAATCCGCGCCCTGGGTTATTCCGACAGCCTGCTGGAACCAGGCCCGGCCACAGTCAACGACATCTTCAACTACCGCACCTCGGTCAATGGCGATGGCGGCTTCCTCGAAGGCTGGGAATTGCAATACCAGCAGCCCATTACCGTCGGCCCGGCCTGGTTGCAGAACTTCGGTATCAAGGCTAACTACACCTACATCGAGTCAGAGCTGGATAGCCGCGATAGCAACGGCAATCGCATCGTGACGCGTATGAACGGCCAGTCCAAGATCAGTTGGAACACCACTCTCTGGTACGAAAATAAGGCCGGCTTCAGCGGGCGCG